The genomic interval aaaaaaaaaagagtattgTATacgtgataaaaaaaattgtatgctCAGAAGAACTGTAGGAAAATGGGCTTGCATATACATAAAAGAAGGCTGGACAGATGGATTCTTACGTCATATCAGTCAAATCAAACTTCCCAGAGCTGTGATAGTTCCTCTGTAATCTCAAATTGGATGGTTGAACAACGTTTACACCAGAATTGAAGCAAAGGCAGCGGAAATTGGCATCTATGAGAAGCATGGACCATGTAAAGCATAAGTGATTGGCAAATATGTCTTACAAACCATTGGACTTTGACACTGAAATACAGTCAGGAACATAGGCAATTACACAGAATAAAGTTGTGCAACATAACATCAACGTCACACAGTCATGATTGGTAACTAAATCTCAAAATTGAACTGTCCATCGGAAACATAACTTTCTCACTGTATTCAACGTTAATATATTGAGGTTACATTTCCCCGCAAAATAAGTATCTCGACAACATATTCATATCCTCTCCCATTATGGCAGTGACATTGCGGTCACTGACATATGAGACTGTAGGAGAATGAGATTTCACATGTCAGTGATCGTAATGGCAATGATATAATGGCAAAGGATCTTAGTCCCTCGACAACTATGATCCCTTCTAATCACAACCAACAGagataaaaagataattttgtttcctCCCCAAGGAGCGACATCCAATTTATAATGCTCCATTGCTCCTTTTCCAATCGAACATGCAACATAAACCTACTTCATCGCCCATAACATACCTATAGCTACACATACACCACCATTTTCATGATCGAGAATGAACGCTCCCTGGTTTTGGCATTTCGCCGGACACATGTGCCGCACAAGGCAccgcgccccccccccccccccccaacccccAAACAAACGCAACGCACGATAATCCAAACATGCCATATCAGGGAAGGCGAGAACAAACCATGGACAGAAAAGGACGGCGCAAGGGTCGAATAGAGCGCCCTCCGGCGCAGAAGCGCCGCAGCCACCGTCATTGcgccccttcctcctcctcctccctcaactcaggcggcggtggcgggtaGGAAACAGCAACGACCTCAGTCCCCCTCCACGCAGCGGGGAAGAATCCAGCGCGATTGCGAGAGGAGCACACCAGCCGGAGGAAGCGCGGAAGCCGGCGATGGGTCTCGCGGCGCCGGAaagcgaggcggcggaggaagcgGAGGTGAAGATTggaaatcaaaaaaaaaaaaaaaggtctcgCGTGGTAGCCAAGGCCGGAATATTCCATCCTCTCTTGTTATTGGGCCTGTTACTTGGGCCTCCAATTGGGCCTAAGTCACTGATGGGCCCAAATGGGGGCCCAAGAGTGCCCGGGTCCAAGTCCAGCTCGGCTTCGCTTGCTTTCCTCCGCCGTTTCGTCTTTCCTCCGATCCGCTCCGTTGCTGCTCCCCCAACCGAagccgacctcgccggcgagaaccgaagccgccgcgccgccggccacgcggcctcctcttcctctgcgCGAGCCCGCGGAGCCTCCTCTCCGACGGATTCCACCCGGCAATGTGAGGTTTTTGTTTGGAAccgggggggtggggggggggggtgcggGGTGCTGTTCCATGGAATCTCTGATGTTGTTTCGCTTGCGTGGGGGGAGGGAGTGATTCCTTGGTTTGGGTGCAGGACGGTGGTGGAGGCCGAGGCCGGCAGGGAGGCGATCCGGCGCGCCCTGCGGTCTCTGCGGCGGAGGCATCTCGTCGAGGAGGGCGCCCACCGCCCCGCCATCGAGGCGCTCGCCCGGCCCTTCGCCGCCCAAGTAAACCAATCTGacgtctctttttttttcccctatcCTTGCAATTTATTTCTTGCTTTGCATAATGGAATGGAAacatttgtataaaaattttcgtcATTATAAATATCGGATGCTCCCTCTAGAGATTAGAAAAAACCGAAAATAGAAATTATTGTgtgctgaatttttttatggggCTTgcttagtatattttttttcactcccTTGTAGGCGGTGGAGTGGAAAGAGAAGGCTGAGAAGCATGAATTGGAGCTGCAGCAATGCTATAAAGCTCAGTCCCGTCTGTCCGAGCAACTCGTCGCCGAGATAGAAGAGGGAAAAGCATCAATAGCACTACTtaaagagaaagaaacattGATTACTACTTTGCAGAATGAACTCGAGCGAACTAGGTATTGGATGTGATGGATAGTTTGTGTACTGCTTGATTGAGTACAATGCTTGGTTGTGGCTGTGCAGAATCATCAGCTCATGTTTTGTGCAAACACTTTTTCAGCGAAGAAAATATACAGCTGAAGCAATCActtgaagaaaaaacatgtgCTTTAGATCTTCTAATTCAGGAGCACCAGACAGTTAAAGCTGAACTTGAACAGGCTTTAACAAAGCAGAAAGTGGCAGAAGATGAAAACAGGAATCTGATTGATCGATGGATGCTTGAGAAGATGAAGGATGCAGATAGGCTTAATGAGGtacattattttcttgttactAAAACTGTAGCTTCCAGCATATGTTGTTGCAAATCAAGATTGTTCAGCCATTATGTTTTCTCTTTTAAGGACCTGGTTGGCTCAATAATATGGCCAAGAAAAGATTGTACTCCATACATGTTATGTTATATCCCTACCATTGTTTCGCTGGATCAACAGTCGAGATACTTCAAGTACCATCATTCTTTTCCTGACATAACACAGGAGACTTGTTGCACTGTAGTTCACCATCTTCAATGCCATTTCAGTGACAatttactactccctccgttccatattatatgaCTTTTTAGGTGTGCCTAGATTTATGCATGTAtccatgtatatgttttgtatatatgtctaaattcattagtacACATGAATCTAAGCAAGACTAGAtagtcttataatgtggaacggAAGAAATATGTTAGAATATATCAGCTCTTTAATTTTACTTGAATACTGTGTGTTGTCTTCAGAAAAGACTTTTTAGCAGTTTTCAGACACTTTCCCCTTGATTATACTGAACTGAAGTACTGAACAATTGGTCACAACAGTCGAGTAACTTATTGACTGTACATAATGCTTGGACTCTTTGGCTTCTATACATTAAGTGGGAGTAGAAGAATTAACTAAAATATCGATGATTGTTTTAGTAGCCAAAGATCCATTTTACTATGCTTTACATTGATAACTGTTCCTGCAGTACTAGTATATACTaagaaattattattttaaatgggGTTAATTTTTGTTCAGGCAAATGCAATGTATGAGGATATGGTCCTAAAGCTGAAGTCTGCTGGGGTTGGTGGTATACAACACAATGCACTACAGGAAGCTGATGGCATCATTCGTCGTTCTGAAACTGGGTACTTGGACATGGAAACACCTATCCCATCTACATGCAGAATCACTATCCGTGCTCATGATGGTGGTTGTGGATCTATAATTTTCCAGCATAACACAGACAAACTAATCAGTGGTGGCCAGGATCAAACTGTCAAGATTTGGTCTGCACACACCGGTGCTTTAAACTCCACTCTACAAGGCTGTTTGGGGTCTGTCAATGATCTTGCTGTGACTAATGACAACAAGTTTGTGATTGCTGCCTGTAGCTCTAACAAATTGTTTGTATGGGAAGTTAATGGGGGGCGCCCTCGTCACACTCTGACTGGTCacacaaaaaatgttttatctgTTGATGCAAGCTGGGTGAAGAGCTGTGTTCTTGCTAGTTCATCTGCCGATCATACTATCAAGATTTGGGATCTTCAGACAGGCTTC from Oryza brachyantha chromosome 3, ObraRS2, whole genome shotgun sequence carries:
- the LOC102712796 gene encoding autophagy-related protein 16, translating into MTVVEAEAGREAIRRALRSLRRRHLVEEGAHRPAIEALARPFAAQAVEWKEKAEKHELELQQCYKAQSRLSEQLVAEIEEGKASIALLKEKETLITTLQNELERTSEENIQLKQSLEEKTCALDLLIQEHQTVKAELEQALTKQKVAEDENRNLIDRWMLEKMKDADRLNEANAMYEDMVLKLKSAGVGGIQHNALQEADGIIRRSETGYLDMETPIPSTCRITIRAHDGGCGSIIFQHNTDKLISGGQDQTVKIWSAHTGALNSTLQGCLGSVNDLAVTNDNKFVIAACSSNKLFVWEVNGGRPRHTLTGHTKNVLSVDASWVKSCVLASSSADHTIKIWDLQTGFCKSTIMSGSTANSLAFIDGDILCSGHRDGHLRLWDIRSGKCTSQTFAHLDVSSVCVSRSKNFILTSGKDNVHNLFDLKTMEVCGKFNAMGNRVVGSWGRPCISPDENSIAAGANDGCVYIWSRLKKDRVPTILQGHSSSVISSAWCGLGPLATADKNHIYIWT